The Deinococcus fonticola genome contains the following window.
GCCTTACCACGGCGGATGACCGAGTTAACCACGATCGGCCCCTTACCGCACACTTCACATACTTTCGCCATGTTGATCGCTCCTTCTTGAGTCTGAACCGTGCTTTTTCCCGTTCGCGCACCCTTTTTGCGGGCGTCGGCGAGGCCGGGCGAGGCCAGACAAGCCTTCCGACTGTAGCACAAGTCAGGCCTCGACAAAAGAGGCCCATCCACCAAGCAGAAAGAGCCACGCACGAAAAACCGGATTCCACTGGGGAACCCGGTCAAGGTAAAGTTGCTGGGGGTTAGCGCAGGATACGCAGGGCCTTGAGGATAGCGATCAGGACGACGCTACCGATGGTGCCCCAGATGATGCTGCCCAGCAGACCGTTGAAGTTGGCGCCGAGGGGCAGCAGGCTGCCGAAGAGGAAGTTGGCGAGTACCGCACCGACGATCCCGATGATGATGTTGGCGAATGCGCCCTGCTGAGCGTCCGTTTTCATGATCATGCTAGCCAGCCAACCGCAGAGTGCGCCAATAATAATTGCTCCAAGCCATCCAGTCATTGTGTTTCCTCCATTCAGTCGATGAGTTGATTGCGTGCAACGACGTTCGCTGTCGAGGTCGAGCGCAGTCCGTTGTGATGGCACAATGAGACTTGCCTGCCCCCACTAATGTGCATCGACGCACTTTCTGAACAGGTGGGCAAGATACCGAGAGCCTACGCCAATTTTGCGTTAAGAACGCCATGAGAATTTCTCCTCAATCCACTCATTTATGGAATTTTTAAAGGCCTAGCACAGCGTAAATTGCGGCTTTGAGCAACGCGTTGTGTTCAGGCCTTTGTCTCAACTTTCTAGTCTGAGAAAACGTGAGGCGCGTTAGCATAAGCCCCATCCTGTTGTCCCTGGAGGCCCCAGTAACCATGCGCCCATCACACGCCCTTTTTCGTTCAGAGTTGTTTACCGTGCCGCTGCTCGGGGTTCCGGCACGGTTGCTGCGGGCCGGGTGGCCCCAGGCATGACCACCCCCGCTTTTACCGTGCGGGCGCCGGCGTCCAGCGCCAACCTGGGACCGGGCTTCGATAGCCTGGGCCTCAGCGTGCCGCTGTTCACCACCCTGCACGTCACGCCGCAGGCCACCACCGAAGTCGTCCCACGCGGCGAGGAACTGGCCGCCACGCCCGCCGACGAGAGCAACTACATCTATCAGGCCATGCGGTTGGCGGCCAGACGCGCTGGGCGCAACCTGCCCCCGGCCCGCATTGAAATAGAGACGGAAGTGCCGCTGGCGCGTGGCCTGGGTTCCAGTGCAGCGGCGCTGGTGGCCGGTGTGGTGGCCGGCAACGAACTGCTGGGCCGCCCCCTGCGCGACGAGGATGTGCTGGACGTGACTGCCCGCGAGGAAGGCCACCCGGACAACGTGGCCCCGGCGCTGTTCGGCGGCATCGTGATCGCCACGCTGGACAAGCTGGGTACGCACTACGTGCGTCTCGACCCTCCTGCGAATCTGGGGGTGACTGTCCTGATCCCTGACTTTGAACTGTCGACCAGCAAGGCCCGCGCCGTGCTACCCAAGGAGTACAGCCGCGCCGACGCCGTTCACGCGCTCTCACACGCCGCACTGCTGGCGGCGTCCCTGAGTGTGGGACGGCTCGACCTGCTGCGCCACGCCATGCAGGACTACATTCACCAGATCTGGCGAGCCCCCCTGGTGCCGGGCCTCAGCGACATTCTGGAAGACGCGCACCGGTTCGGGGCACTGGGCGCGGCCCTGAGTGGCGCTGGCCCCACCGTACTGTGCTTCCACGACACGCGTGAACCCACCCTTCCTCTGCACGAGTACCTGCACGGCGTCATGAACCGTAACGGCCTGACCGGGCGCGTTCTGGATCTTCCCATCGACACGGCGGGAACCGTGGTGACCCGTCACTCCTGAGGGCCGTCGCGCACCAGGAAGATGCCAGTCAGGTAGTGTTCCTCGCCCCCTGCCGGGCGACTGAGGTAAGGCTCTAGAAGTTGAACGAGTTGCCGCTGCAAGGTTCGGGCTTCCTGCCGCGTGAGTTTCAGCAGGTTCCAGCCCGAGAGCATCAGGGGCGAGGCATCAGAGAACTGTTCCAGCAGCTCGCCTTCAGCGGAAGTGATCGAGTAGTACCGCTCGCCGGAAGGCAGCAAGCCCGTGCGCGTGCCCCAGCCGGGAGGCAGTTCGCAGCGCAGGGTATGTGCAAGGTTGGTATTGAAGCGCTCCAGATGGGCCTGACGGTTGAGCTCCCCGATCTGTTCCAGGCCCAGCACGCTGAACGGCACGAAGAACTCCGCCGGGGCGCAGTAGTAGCGGATGGCGCGCCCGGCCCGCTTCACCTGCCGGGTTTCTTGCAGCAACTTCAGGGCCACAAAGCGCCTGGCAATTTTGTACATGGCGGGCACACTCAGGCCCAGTTGCGCCGCCGCGTCCGTGATACTTATTTCGCGGCCCATGAACGGGGCAAGCCGCCTCAGCTGCGTGCGGTCGGTAATGATCCGCGCCTGTTGCAGGTCGGAAATCACGACGGCTTCACTACTTCCCTGGCGGCCTTGCATGGAAAACAGCTTACTTCCTACGCTGAAACCATGAGACGCCACCTGATTCCTTCACTGACCTTATGGCTGCTTGGTTCGCTCCTTCCTGTTCAGGCCCTGGGGGGGAGCGCGGCCATCACCTCCAGATCCCTGACCCTCACGCTAGGCGACACCACCAGCAAGGCCGAACTGCTGTTGCCAGCAGGCAGCACGAAAGCGCCCCTGGTGCTGCTGATTCAGGGCACCGGGCCGGAAGACCGGAACGGCAGTTTCGTCACCTTCAGCGGCGTGCAGCAGGGTTCCCTGGGACAACTGGCCAATGTCCTGGCGGGGCAGGGGTTCGCGGTCATGCGGTTCGACAAGCGGTACGCTGCGCTGACCTTCGACCCGAAAACCGCCCAGGCGGCGCAGGCAAGTTACGAGAAACTGAGCATGAAAGACCTGCTGGCCGACGCCCGCACTGCCCTGAATACTGCCAAGATGCAACCGGGCGTGGACAGCAGCCGGGTCTTCGTGTACGGCTGGAGCGAGGGCAGCATTCTTGCCGCCCACCTCGCTCTGGAAACTGGGGCAAAAGGCCTGATCGTGCAGGGGCCAGTGCTGGACAGTTACGCGGCCACCTTCACCAGGCAGTTCGGGCGGGTGGGCCTGAAGTACCTCAGCGCCTACGCCAAAGACGGCAAGATCGACCTGCAAGGCGTCATGGCGGCCCTGATGGGTCCGGGCAGTGGATTGGCCCGCACGCAAGCTCAACTGCTGCTGGCCCTGGACAGCACGCCGGACAACCCCAAGCTGAACACTTACTTCGATGCCAACAGGGACGGGCGGCTTGACCTGAAAGGTGAAGTGCTGCCTGCCCTCCAGGTAGGCTACCCGCAACTTCTGGACGGGTCGCCCAAGTACGGCGCGGTCGGCGGCCTGCCCGTCCTGGGCAAGCTGGCCCCGAAACTGCGGATGCCGGTGCTGATTCTTCAGGGCGAAAACGACGGCAACATCGACCCCGATGACGCGAAGAAGCTGAGTGCCCTGCTCCCGAAAACAAGCACGCTGAAACTGTACCCCGGCCTGGGCCATAGCCTCGGCAAGGCCGCTGACATCACGCAGGACAACTTCGCCCCCATGGAAACCGCGCCGATGAACGACATGGCGCAGTGGTTGAAAACCCTGAAGTGAAGGAATTTATCGGAAGGTTCGGCCACCCAGCAGCGCTTCCACCCCTTTCAGGTAAGCCTCGAAGGCGGCACTGAATTCGGGGGTGTCGTTCGGCCGACCGTCGGCCAATGGGTCACTGTTGCTGCCGCTGGCCTGCACATCGACATGGCGATCCTTGAGGCGCAGCGACCATTGGGTGCCATTCATAACCCGTGAATTAAAGTACTTTGGTCGCCAGCGCGAAACGCCAGCTCTTTCAACAGCACTCCGGAAGGCTTGCCATTGCGCTTCTGTGGGACGAAGGGTGGCGTGAACAGTCGTTTTTCCGTGTCCACGCACGGAGTAGCGAAGTTCCCTGCCGTTCCAGTCCACGGTGTAGCTCTGCCCCAGAAATCCACCTATGTAAGCCGTGAATTCCTGCGGAGCTCCTCTCGCGGCCTGGGCCATGCAGAAGACCGAACAACAGCCCAGGACTGTCGCCAGCATGATCCTCTGCATGGTCACGACCCCCTACTTCTTGCTGAGTTCCCGGATAAATGTGCCGGTAAAGCCGAAGCTGCGCATGGGGTTGAAGGTGGCGGACGTCACTCCCTTCAGGTTGCTGCGAAGGGCACGGACGCCCGTGTCGGCGGGCAGCACGATGTAGGGGCTCTGCTCGTAGGCGAGGTCAGCCACCTGCTTGTACAGCTTGCCCCGCCGGGCCGGATCGGTGGTTTGCTTGGCCTGCTCGATCCAGCGGTCGGCGCCCGCATCCTTCCAGTTGTTGGTGGGGTAGAAGAACCCTTTAGAGCTGTAGAAGGTGGTCATGAAGTTGTCCGGGTCGGCGTAATCCGCGCCCCAGCCCATAGGAATCATGACTTCCTCGGACTTCTGGAATTTCGCGCTTTGCTCCGACCAGGGTTCCACGTTGATGTTGATGCGGAATCTGGGGTTCAGGGCTTCGACATTCTGTTTCAGGAGTTCCAGCGCGACCTGCCCCAGGACATGCCCGGTGCGGTAGTTGGCATTGATGACGAAGCCGTTTTGCCACACCTGGCCGTCCCAGGCTTTCTTGAAGTACTCGGTGGCCTTCACGGGGTCGTAGGTGTAGGTTCTGGTGCCCGCCGAGTACCCGGGGAAGCTGTCTGGGAGCAGCATGGTGCGCACGGTGCCTTTGCTGCGCAGCACATCCCGGTTGAAGCGGTCGTAATCGAAGGCGTAGGCCATGGCCTTGCGGACGTTCACGTCACTGAAGAAATTGGCGGGGATGCCTTTGCCATCCAGTTTGCCGCTGCCCAGGGCGCTGGCGGACTTGACGTTGTTGTTCATGAAAAGGCCCTGCACGCCGGTGATGGGCAGGTTGTCCAGGATGACCACGCCCGGTTTCCCGCGCAGCTGCGCGTCCACGTTCGAGCGCGTGCCCGCTTCGATCAGGTCGGCGTCGCCTTTCAGGAAGGCCTGCTGGCGGGCCGCCAGTTCCCCGATTTTCTGCATGATGACGTTTTTGATGGCGGGCGCTCCACCCCAGTACGCCGTGTGCGCGGTCAGCAGCACGTTGTCTGCGTCGCGTTTCACGAGCCTGTAAGCGCCGGTGCCGCTGGCACTGCTGGCCAGCTTGCCGCCCGACAGGTCTTTGCCGGCCCAGTCCTTCCAGGTTTTCTCGGTGCCGTCCCACTCGCCCTGCCTGATGGCCCAGGCCCGGTCGATGACGCCCTGACCACCGAAGGTCATCTTCGCCATGAACGCCGGATCGGGTTTGGGCAGCGTGAAGACCAGTTGCCCGGCCGCGTTGCATTTCACAGCGCCAGCGATTCTGGCCCAGGTGACGCTCTTGTCGTCCCTGGCGTTGGCCTGGGTACCCAGCAGCGACTCGGCAATGAACCAGTTGGCGCTGTCGGCGTTGTTCGTCACCAGGTTGCGGCGGTAGGTGTACTCGGCGTCCGCGCAGGTCATGGGGTTGCCGCTGTGAAACTTCACGCCCCGGCGCAGGTCGACCACCAGCGTCCGGCCCCCGTTGGTGTATATGGGCAACTTGCTGGCCAGCAGCGGCGTCATCTGCGTGAGGCTGCCGCCCTTATGCGTCCAGAGCGTCTCGTAGATGTTCTCGATCATCTGGAGGCTGAAGGTGTCGTAGGCCAGCCCCGGGTCGAGCGTGGTCACGGTGGCGGCCTGCTGAATCACCAGCGTGTCCTTCGGCGCGGCGGCGGAGGCGGCACCCAGCAGGGAAATGGAGACGACAGCCGTGGACAGCGTTTTTTTCATGGAACCCCCTGAAATGGTGATGGTTCACTCAGCTTACACGTCCGACCTCATGAACACACTTCATCCCTAGAAGCGCCGGGAAGTGGCTCTTGAGGCCGGGTTCTCACTGGGAAAAACGTCTTATCATTTCCCCGCAACAGACACTCCTTGTTCAGTGTTCCAGGTGCATCTGCGGCAACCGCCTATCCAGCCACCCCGGCAGCCACCAGTTCCAGCGTCCGGCAAGTTTCAGGAAACTGGGCACCAGCACCAGCCGCACCAGTGTGGCGTCGAGCAGCACGGCGACGGCCAGGCCCAGGCCGATGCTCTTGCTGGCGATGACGCGCCCGAACACGAAGGCCCCGAACACGATGAACATGATGATGGCGGCGCTGGTGATGATGCGGGCGGTGTGACCGATGGCTTCCACGACGGCTTCGTCGTTGCTTTTGCCCCTCAGGTGTTCCTCCTGCACGCGCGAGAGCAGGAAGATCTCGTAGTCCATGCTGAGGCCGAACATCACCGCGAACAGCATTACGGGCAGCGACGCGTCGATGATGCCCACGTCCACCGGAATGCCCAGCGGCGCGGCCAGCAGGCCGTTCTGCACGATTTCCGTGACGACGCCGGCGGCGGCCCCGACAGTCAGGGCGTTGGTCAGGATGCTCTTGAGGGGAATCAGCAGGCTGCGAAAAGCCACCAGCAGCAGCAGGAAGGTTCCGGCAAACACGGCCGCCACGACGGTGGGAAGCGCGCCCGTAATCTGGTGGCTCCACTCCTTTTCGCCGATGGGGGCGCCGCCCAGCAGATACCTGTACCCGCTGCGGCTGAGCACGTCGCGGATGCGTTCCTCGTGCTCGGCAATCTGGTCGGCCCGCAGGGTATCGCTGGGCACCACCGTCACGCGCAGGTACTGCCGATCCTGACTGAAGGAGCGGCGCGTCAGGGCGCTGAGGGCGCCGATGGCCTCGGCGTTGCTGGTGTTGCCGCCCAGGTCGGCGGACGTCACGAAGGGACTCAGGACGCCCCTGGTGTCGGGCAGCGCACGCAGTTCCTCGACCAGTTGCTGAAATTTACGACGATCATCCGGGCCGTAGCGCCTTCCTTCCAGGTCGAGCACCACCTCGAACTGGCTGAGCAGCCCGCCCGCGCCCAGCTTCCGGACATCGGCCAGCGCGTCGCGGCTTTCCACACCGGGAACGATGCCCCACGCGCCCGAGTACCCGACCCGCATCCCCCAGGCCGGAATGGAGAGCAGCAGCAGCAGCGCGCTCGACAGCCCGAACGCCAGCCAGGGGCGGGCCGTGACGCGCCGCGCGAAGGCCGTCCACCCGGCAGAAGCCTCACCCGACTGCGCCCAGCCGATTTTCAGGACGCGCGGGCTGTTGACCCGTTCGCCCAGCAGCGTCAGCATGGCCGGCAGCGCCGTGATGCTGGCCAGCACCGTCAGCAATACCACCAGCACCCCGCCGATGCCGATGCTGCGCACAAAGGTCACGTGGGGAATAATCAGGCCCGCCATGGCAATTGCCACCGTCAGGCCGCTGAAGCCCACGCTGCGTCCCGCCGACAGCACCGTGCGGGCCGACGCGGCGCGGCTGTCGCCGTTCATCCGGCGCAGTTCCTCACGGAAACGGTTGACCATCAAGAGGGCGTAATCGATGCCCGCGCCCAGTCCCAGCATGGTGATGACGCTCTGCGCGAAGGTGCTAACCTCCATCAGGAAGGTCAGGCCGTACAGGCCCGCCATCGCCACCGTGATGCTCAGCACCCCCACGATCAGGGGCAAGCCGGTGGCCACCAGCGCCCCGAACACCAGCAGCAGCAGCGCCGCGATCAGGGGCAGCGCCACGAACTCGCTGCGCTTGGTGTCCTTTTCTGCGAACTCCGTGAAGTCGTCCGCGATGGCCTGTCCGCCCGTGACGCGCACGTCCAGCGCCGGGGACTTCACTTTCTGCGCGTACTGCCGGATGGCCCGCACGCTCTGGGTCGCGCCGTCGTTCAGGGGAATCTGCGCGATGGTCAGGCCCATCACCGCGTCGGCCGATTGCGTGGACAGCGTGCCAGCGTTGCGCGCCTCCACCACCTGCGACACGCCCTGCACGTCTTTCAGGCCCTCGATGAATTTCGCGTAGTTGGCCTGACCCTCCGGCGTGCTTAAAGGCGGATTGGAGCGCGTGATCAGCAGGGCCATGTTGGTGTCTTTCTCCCTGAATTTATCGCGCAGCAGGGTGATCACGCGGCTGCTTTCGGTGTCGCTCAGGGTGCC
Protein-coding sequences here:
- a CDS encoding GlsB/YeaQ/YmgE family stress response membrane protein; the encoded protein is MIMKTDAQQGAFANIIIGIVGAVLANFLFGSLLPLGANFNGLLGSIIWGTIGSVVLIAILKALRILR
- the thrB gene encoding homoserine kinase, which codes for MTTPAFTVRAPASSANLGPGFDSLGLSVPLFTTLHVTPQATTEVVPRGEELAATPADESNYIYQAMRLAARRAGRNLPPARIEIETEVPLARGLGSSAAALVAGVVAGNELLGRPLRDEDVLDVTAREEGHPDNVAPALFGGIVIATLDKLGTHYVRLDPPANLGVTVLIPDFELSTSKARAVLPKEYSRADAVHALSHAALLAASLSVGRLDLLRHAMQDYIHQIWRAPLVPGLSDILEDAHRFGALGAALSGAGPTVLCFHDTREPTLPLHEYLHGVMNRNGLTGRVLDLPIDTAGTVVTRHS
- a CDS encoding alpha/beta hydrolase family protein, with the protein product MRRHLIPSLTLWLLGSLLPVQALGGSAAITSRSLTLTLGDTTSKAELLLPAGSTKAPLVLLIQGTGPEDRNGSFVTFSGVQQGSLGQLANVLAGQGFAVMRFDKRYAALTFDPKTAQAAQASYEKLSMKDLLADARTALNTAKMQPGVDSSRVFVYGWSEGSILAAHLALETGAKGLIVQGPVLDSYAATFTRQFGRVGLKYLSAYAKDGKIDLQGVMAALMGPGSGLARTQAQLLLALDSTPDNPKLNTYFDANRDGRLDLKGEVLPALQVGYPQLLDGSPKYGAVGGLPVLGKLAPKLRMPVLILQGENDGNIDPDDAKKLSALLPKTSTLKLYPGLGHSLGKAADITQDNFAPMETAPMNDMAQWLKTLK
- a CDS encoding ABC transporter substrate-binding protein — its product is MKKTLSTAVVSISLLGAASAAAPKDTLVIQQAATVTTLDPGLAYDTFSLQMIENIYETLWTHKGGSLTQMTPLLASKLPIYTNGGRTLVVDLRRGVKFHSGNPMTCADAEYTYRRNLVTNNADSANWFIAESLLGTQANARDDKSVTWARIAGAVKCNAAGQLVFTLPKPDPAFMAKMTFGGQGVIDRAWAIRQGEWDGTEKTWKDWAGKDLSGGKLASSASGTGAYRLVKRDADNVLLTAHTAYWGGAPAIKNVIMQKIGELAARQQAFLKGDADLIEAGTRSNVDAQLRGKPGVVILDNLPITGVQGLFMNNNVKSASALGSGKLDGKGIPANFFSDVNVRKAMAYAFDYDRFNRDVLRSKGTVRTMLLPDSFPGYSAGTRTYTYDPVKATEYFKKAWDGQVWQNGFVINANYRTGHVLGQVALELLKQNVEALNPRFRININVEPWSEQSAKFQKSEEVMIPMGWGADYADPDNFMTTFYSSKGFFYPTNNWKDAGADRWIEQAKQTTDPARRGKLYKQVADLAYEQSPYIVLPADTGVRALRSNLKGVTSATFNPMRSFGFTGTFIRELSKK
- a CDS encoding MMPL family transporter, translated to MQLLSRLVSRHPWAVLIVWLVAALLSVPLAARAPSALTANAAGTLSDTESSRVITLLRDKFREKDTNMALLITRSNPPLSTPEGQANYAKFIEGLKDVQGVSQVVEARNAGTLSTQSADAVMGLTIAQIPLNDGATQSVRAIRQYAQKVKSPALDVRVTGGQAIADDFTEFAEKDTKRSEFVALPLIAALLLLVFGALVATGLPLIVGVLSITVAMAGLYGLTFLMEVSTFAQSVITMLGLGAGIDYALLMVNRFREELRRMNGDSRAASARTVLSAGRSVGFSGLTVAIAMAGLIIPHVTFVRSIGIGGVLVVLLTVLASITALPAMLTLLGERVNSPRVLKIGWAQSGEASAGWTAFARRVTARPWLAFGLSSALLLLLSIPAWGMRVGYSGAWGIVPGVESRDALADVRKLGAGGLLSQFEVVLDLEGRRYGPDDRRKFQQLVEELRALPDTRGVLSPFVTSADLGGNTSNAEAIGALSALTRRSFSQDRQYLRVTVVPSDTLRADQIAEHEERIRDVLSRSGYRYLLGGAPIGEKEWSHQITGALPTVVAAVFAGTFLLLLVAFRSLLIPLKSILTNALTVGAAAGVVTEIVQNGLLAAPLGIPVDVGIIDASLPVMLFAVMFGLSMDYEIFLLSRVQEEHLRGKSNDEAVVEAIGHTARIITSAAIIMFIVFGAFVFGRVIASKSIGLGLAVAVLLDATLVRLVLVPSFLKLAGRWNWWLPGWLDRRLPQMHLEH